One part of the Thiomicrospira cyclica ALM1 genome encodes these proteins:
- a CDS encoding FAD-binding oxidoreductase produces the protein MISVQIMQRELVVDHTLLLWVKTEGEFNYAPGDYLMMGVHPDSLKPFSIANAPREDGFLEMHIRLNQDSWLQELAQQQVGDHLWIDGPHNQMKLMSEQPLNLFIAGGTGLAPIKALIEAQLAQGLTQPTWLYWGASYVEDFYLRDPQWWPKGLHERVHFVPVLSNEDQAKTVNWQGKLGLVHQVALAEHPDLSQAQVYVCGAWEMIKTVKADCLAAGLPAERIQPL, from the coding sequence ATGATTTCTGTACAAATAATGCAACGTGAACTGGTTGTTGATCATACCTTATTGTTATGGGTCAAAACCGAGGGTGAATTTAATTATGCACCCGGCGATTACTTAATGATGGGCGTACATCCAGATAGCCTAAAGCCCTTTTCCATTGCCAACGCCCCGCGTGAAGATGGCTTTTTAGAAATGCATATTCGCCTTAACCAGGATAGTTGGTTGCAAGAACTGGCGCAACAGCAGGTAGGCGATCATCTATGGATTGATGGGCCGCACAATCAAATGAAATTGATGTCGGAACAACCGCTAAACCTGTTTATCGCCGGCGGCACCGGTTTAGCGCCCATTAAGGCGTTAATTGAAGCGCAATTGGCTCAGGGCTTGACGCAACCCACCTGGTTATATTGGGGTGCCAGTTATGTAGAGGATTTTTATTTGCGTGATCCGCAATGGTGGCCCAAAGGCTTGCATGAACGGGTTCATTTTGTCCCAGTACTGTCTAATGAAGACCAGGCTAAAACGGTGAATTGGCAAGGTAAGCTCGGATTAGTGCATCAGGTCGCCCTGGCCGAACACCCAGATTTAAGTCAAGCTCAGGTCTATGTTTGCGGTGCTTGGGAAATGATTAAAACAGTGAAAGCGGATTGCTTAGCCGCCGGCTTGCCCGCTGAGCGGATTCAACCGCTCTAG
- the xthA gene encoding exodeoxyribonuclease III: MLKVVSFNVNSVRMRQHQLEALVAEQSPDIIGLQETKVQDHEFPLEAIESLGYRAEFCGQKTHYGVALLYKPSLTLTGLQKGWQTDDDSAQKRMIIGDFTTPSGESLRVVNGYFPQGESRDHPVKFPAKLAFYADLMAYLNKDCSPEQQLIVMGDFNISPQDIDIGIGEPNRLRWLKTGKTSFLPEERALWQQLLDWGLQDTYRCCHPDSNDKFSWFDYRSKGFEDTPKRGLRIDTLLATAPLAAKVMASDIGYSIRGLDKPSDHAPVWSEFDLN; encoded by the coding sequence ATGCTTAAAGTTGTGTCTTTTAATGTAAATAGTGTCCGTATGCGCCAACATCAACTGGAAGCGCTGGTTGCCGAACAGTCTCCAGATATTATTGGTTTACAAGAAACCAAAGTCCAAGACCATGAATTTCCACTCGAAGCCATCGAGTCGCTGGGTTATCGGGCCGAATTTTGTGGCCAAAAAACCCACTATGGCGTGGCGCTACTCTACAAACCGAGTTTAACCCTAACCGGCCTACAAAAAGGCTGGCAAACCGACGATGACAGCGCCCAAAAACGGATGATTATTGGTGATTTCACTACACCCAGCGGTGAAAGTTTGCGGGTTGTGAACGGCTATTTTCCACAGGGTGAAAGCCGTGACCATCCGGTCAAGTTCCCCGCCAAACTGGCTTTTTATGCCGATTTAATGGCTTACTTAAACAAGGATTGCTCACCGGAACAACAGCTGATTGTGATGGGAGATTTTAATATCTCACCGCAGGATATCGATATTGGTATCGGTGAACCTAACCGACTGCGCTGGCTAAAAACCGGTAAAACCAGTTTTTTACCGGAAGAGCGCGCGTTGTGGCAACAACTACTGGACTGGGGCTTGCAAGACACTTATCGCTGCTGTCACCCTGACTCAAATGACAAATTTAGTTGGTTTGACTATCGCTCGAAAGGCTTTGAAGATACCCCGAAACGGGGACTACGTATTGACACCCTACTGGCTACGGCACCGCTTGCGGCAAAGGTCATGGCCAGTGATATTGGCTATAGTATTCGTGGCCTTGATAAACCCTCTGATCATGCCCCCGTATGGTCGGAATTTGACCTTAATTAA
- the purU gene encoding formyltetrahydrofolate deformylase gives MERVYRLVMSCPDQVGIVAKVAGFIAEQGATIVEANHHTDAGNGWFFMRHEILASSVPFDLAEFERRFAPIADQFQMSWFISDSAKPKRIALFASKEAHCLADLLYRWHDGDLPGDVVCVIANHDDLRDMVEWHQIPFHHVPVTPDTKPQAFAEAERLVAHYQVDVIVLARYMQILPPQMCADYAGRVINIHHSFLPSFVGAKPYHQAYERGVKLIGATCHYVTEELDAGPIIEQDVIRVSHAHSIEEMRRLGRDVEKTTLARGLRFHLEDRILIHGNKTVVFSQ, from the coding sequence GTGGAACGTGTCTATCGTTTAGTGATGTCTTGTCCAGACCAAGTCGGTATTGTTGCCAAGGTGGCCGGTTTTATTGCCGAGCAGGGCGCCACGATTGTGGAAGCAAATCACCATACCGATGCCGGTAATGGTTGGTTTTTTATGCGCCATGAAATTTTGGCCAGCTCAGTGCCGTTTGATTTAGCCGAGTTTGAACGCCGTTTTGCGCCGATTGCCGACCAGTTTCAGATGAGTTGGTTTATCAGTGATTCCGCAAAACCCAAGCGGATTGCCTTGTTTGCCAGTAAAGAAGCCCATTGTCTAGCAGATTTACTCTACCGTTGGCATGATGGTGACTTACCCGGCGATGTCGTCTGTGTGATTGCCAATCACGATGATTTACGTGACATGGTCGAGTGGCACCAGATTCCGTTTCATCATGTGCCGGTAACGCCGGATACCAAGCCGCAAGCCTTTGCCGAAGCCGAGCGTTTAGTCGCCCACTATCAGGTGGATGTGATTGTATTAGCGCGTTATATGCAAATACTGCCGCCGCAAATGTGCGCCGATTATGCGGGCCGAGTGATTAATATTCATCACAGCTTTTTGCCCTCGTTTGTCGGTGCCAAGCCCTATCACCAGGCCTATGAGCGTGGCGTAAAGCTGATTGGTGCGACCTGCCATTATGTGACCGAGGAGCTGGATGCCGGGCCGATTATTGAGCAGGACGTGATTCGAGTAAGCCATGCTCATTCGATTGAAGAAATGCGTCGTTTAGGGCGTGATGTTGAAAAAACTACCTTGGCGCGAGGACTGCGTTTTCATCTTGAAGATCGGATACTGATTCACGGCAATAAAACTGTGGTTTTTAGTCAATAA
- a CDS encoding tRNA(Met) cytidine acetyltransferase TmcA, whose amino-acid sequence MANNSTDSLPTVDENFALNQQLADQLAQILAYWHQQRQRHQRASLVLMGSKAWQTTLLEASKAQFADWPSELLWLDSKANRQHLRHQLGQTRSAQQAGLVVDMAEGLDIEAITLAEGLLPGGGICCWLLPEETAGLPAPSEHPLAKLLSFPWHAQDMTPHYALWARERILNADQHLVLLETDSMNHQDADSHINRNITHTRPPSTQPPSAELTALSAEQSQLLQLLYQHFRDQVTQQPASPTLLVAARGRGKSTLIGHLLNRLLADVDTPYQIALCSARPEQHQQAWLCLNPKHQDTVTRWAPDALLAQQPTLDWLIIDEAAHLPWPQLQKLIRHYPHCLLSSTSAGYEGSGQAWQQHLRPWLDQHFSDWREFTLTQALRWHAEDPLEALVRELSGQVDHQLSEQGGETAGLTPLPLHHLSWQCVTPQDLSASQRAQVFALLTESHYQTRPRDWQLLCSAPNYQLALIWHNSQLVGALWAIMEGPLPDWGPERRLQGHLVTQKLRQHHQTPALYSGRYARCTRIAIAKPYRQQCLGKQLVSYWQSHPHNIDIDSFTVSFGASPALWRFWSACGFHTLHLGVQADAASGRCNLIMMTPPQAQSLRQAYDQIQNWFQAQWLALSDEFQPLSHDLISVTEQQAWQVIWQQHPDWQVRPWQRTPPHQRQQALREYVLGYRPYEAVSGALIDWFEQQSEEKWHWPEAELLRWKQQGQSWAQCRQAWSASSGQAHIGRKGLEALLKARLQAILDFY is encoded by the coding sequence ATGGCCAATAATTCTACCGACTCTCTACCCACTGTTGATGAAAACTTTGCGCTTAACCAGCAATTAGCAGATCAATTAGCCCAAATTTTGGCCTATTGGCACCAGCAACGTCAGCGCCATCAACGCGCCAGCCTCGTTTTAATGGGTAGCAAAGCCTGGCAAACTACACTGCTAGAGGCGTCCAAGGCTCAGTTTGCAGATTGGCCATCGGAACTACTTTGGCTCGACTCAAAAGCCAACCGACAACACCTGCGCCATCAATTAGGACAAACTCGCAGTGCCCAACAAGCAGGCCTGGTGGTTGATATGGCAGAGGGTCTGGATATCGAAGCGATTACTTTAGCGGAAGGCTTATTACCGGGCGGAGGAATCTGTTGTTGGTTGCTGCCTGAGGAGACGGCTGGGTTGCCCGCACCGAGCGAACACCCATTGGCGAAACTGCTGAGCTTTCCATGGCACGCCCAGGATATGACACCGCACTATGCACTTTGGGCGCGCGAACGTATCCTTAATGCTGATCAACACCTTGTGCTGCTCGAAACAGACTCGATGAATCATCAAGATGCCGATAGCCACATAAACCGAAACATCACCCACACTCGGCCACCCAGCACTCAACCCCCCAGTGCTGAGCTGACCGCCTTGTCGGCCGAACAATCGCAACTACTGCAGCTGCTGTATCAGCACTTTCGTGATCAGGTAACGCAACAACCTGCTAGCCCAACCCTATTGGTTGCGGCGCGGGGACGTGGCAAATCCACCTTAATCGGTCATCTCCTCAATCGCCTTTTAGCGGATGTTGATACGCCCTACCAAATCGCCTTATGCAGCGCGCGTCCAGAGCAACATCAGCAGGCCTGGTTATGCCTGAACCCCAAGCACCAAGACACGGTGACTCGCTGGGCGCCTGATGCGCTATTGGCGCAACAACCCACCCTTGACTGGTTGATTATTGATGAAGCCGCCCACCTTCCTTGGCCACAACTTCAAAAGCTGATTCGGCACTATCCTCACTGTCTGCTCAGTAGCACCTCAGCGGGTTATGAAGGGTCTGGCCAAGCCTGGCAACAGCACTTGCGCCCTTGGCTTGATCAGCATTTCAGTGACTGGCGTGAATTCACACTAACTCAGGCGTTACGCTGGCACGCCGAAGACCCACTGGAGGCGCTCGTGCGCGAATTAAGTGGTCAAGTCGACCATCAGCTTAGCGAACAGGGCGGTGAAACGGCTGGCTTAACACCCTTACCACTTCACCATCTAAGCTGGCAATGTGTCACGCCGCAAGACCTTTCAGCCAGCCAACGCGCCCAGGTGTTTGCCCTGTTAACCGAAAGCCACTATCAAACAAGGCCACGCGACTGGCAATTACTTTGCAGTGCGCCCAACTATCAACTCGCGCTGATCTGGCACAATTCCCAACTGGTCGGCGCACTTTGGGCCATCATGGAAGGACCCTTGCCTGACTGGGGACCAGAGCGGCGTCTGCAAGGGCATCTAGTGACCCAAAAACTGCGCCAGCACCACCAAACGCCAGCTCTCTATAGCGGCCGCTATGCCCGTTGTACTCGGATTGCCATCGCCAAACCCTACCGTCAACAGTGTTTAGGCAAGCAACTGGTTAGCTATTGGCAAAGCCATCCACACAATATCGATATCGATAGTTTTACGGTCAGTTTTGGTGCCAGCCCCGCATTATGGCGTTTTTGGTCGGCCTGCGGCTTTCACACGTTGCATCTGGGTGTGCAAGCCGATGCGGCCAGTGGACGCTGTAACCTGATCATGATGACCCCACCCCAAGCCCAGAGTTTACGCCAGGCTTATGATCAGATTCAAAACTGGTTTCAGGCGCAATGGCTCGCTCTGTCAGATGAGTTTCAACCGCTCAGCCACGACCTTATTAGCGTCACCGAGCAGCAGGCCTGGCAAGTGATTTGGCAACAGCACCCAGATTGGCAAGTTCGCCCCTGGCAACGGACTCCGCCCCACCAACGTCAACAAGCCCTGAGGGAATATGTTCTAGGCTATCGACCCTATGAGGCGGTTAGTGGCGCGTTAATAGACTGGTTTGAGCAACAAAGCGAGGAAAAATGGCACTGGCCAGAAGCCGAATTATTGCGCTGGAAACAACAGGGGCAGAGTTGGGCGCAATGTCGCCAGGCCTGGTCTGCCTCATCTGGGCAAGCGCATATAGGTCGCAAAGGCTTGGAAGCACTACTAAAAGCCCGTCTCCAAGCCATACTGGATTTTTATTGA